Proteins encoded in a region of the uncultured Paludibaculum sp. genome:
- a CDS encoding DinB family protein, with the protein MQSRIPGFHGEYLWELDIARMQLLALANAAPEQIYGWSPTEGTRSFSAVLVHIAVGNFGLLHFAGIPTSGGIDLYGNLQGDEFARTAAIVRENMARERTITEKQSVIDLLSRSFEAVQQSFGECSFDALEAAVDCFGERTTLRRVFLRMLTHTHEHMGQAIAYARTYGMAMPWPDPLKAFDSVPPAAELRKSSQAQ; encoded by the coding sequence ATGCAGTCACGTATTCCCGGCTTTCATGGTGAGTATCTTTGGGAACTCGACATCGCCCGGATGCAGTTGCTCGCATTGGCGAACGCCGCTCCGGAGCAAATCTATGGCTGGAGTCCGACGGAAGGTACGAGGTCCTTCTCCGCTGTGCTGGTCCATATCGCCGTGGGCAACTTCGGGTTGCTGCATTTCGCGGGCATCCCGACGTCCGGCGGCATCGACCTCTACGGCAATCTGCAAGGCGACGAGTTCGCGAGAACCGCTGCGATCGTTCGCGAGAACATGGCGCGCGAACGAACAATCACAGAGAAGCAGAGCGTTATCGATCTGCTAAGTCGGTCTTTCGAGGCCGTCCAGCAGTCGTTTGGAGAATGCAGCTTCGATGCGCTGGAGGCGGCCGTCGACTGCTTTGGAGAGCGAACTACGTTGCGACGGGTGTTTCTGCGAATGCTGACGCACACTCACGAGCACATGGGGCAGGCAATTGCCTATGCCCGGACCTACGGCATGGCGATGCCCTGGCCGGATCCGCTGAAGGCGTTTGATTCCGTCCCGCCCGCGGCGGAGCTGCGGAAGAGCTCCCAGGCTCAATGA
- a CDS encoding HEAT repeat domain-containing protein, protein MPVTLQDVVRQLDRDEPDYAQAVRLGPEALPHLEQLIQGSNLGLAAKAACLAGTMNAEGSAPLLELAASHADPVVRVAAAAAARNLTHMTASLATTFLEDPDHGVRKWALRSLEVHQPQGIKERIQKIVTDDPDLGLREQARRLVEGIK, encoded by the coding sequence GTGCCAGTGACTTTGCAGGATGTAGTGAGACAGCTTGACCGGGATGAGCCGGACTATGCGCAGGCTGTCCGCCTTGGTCCGGAAGCGCTGCCCCATCTGGAGCAGTTGATCCAGGGAAGCAATCTCGGACTGGCCGCCAAGGCCGCGTGTCTCGCAGGCACAATGAATGCTGAAGGCTCGGCCCCATTGCTGGAGTTGGCGGCGAGTCATGCCGATCCGGTAGTACGGGTGGCCGCGGCAGCAGCCGCAAGGAACCTGACCCACATGACCGCCTCGCTCGCTACAACCTTTCTGGAGGACCCCGACCATGGCGTCCGCAAGTGGGCTTTGCGCAGCTTGGAAGTACATCAACCGCAAGGCATCAAGGAGCGGATTCAGAAGATCGTGACTGACGATCCGGACCTGGGCCTTCGCGAACAGGCCCGTAGGCTGGTCGAGGGGATCAAATAA
- a CDS encoding papain-like cysteine protease family protein: protein MAVTISASVGRACTNHPADVKKIQNALNEFPQHWGGPSPKLTPDGDCKALTIGAIENLQRWQFGWKDGQIGSSGVTLQRINDMLASPEKPGAPEHYKIRREMSFPFVSQVKSMGCWAATAAMMMSVRDKKQYTLEDILTKADGGPTGTFHLAYQMNSGLRWELHDKFTKALGLKREGLKTFPVSTFANWLRADPVGLTLEFKNKVHIVCLHGIVGDGTQYGTYGFGYDPWGSDFLYSWRTLRGQFEMVDYKTLWRC from the coding sequence ATGGCTGTGACTATCAGTGCGTCCGTGGGTCGTGCCTGCACGAACCATCCTGCGGATGTCAAAAAAATACAGAACGCACTCAATGAGTTCCCTCAACACTGGGGCGGCCCGTCTCCAAAACTGACGCCGGACGGGGACTGCAAAGCCCTTACTATCGGAGCGATCGAGAATCTGCAGCGTTGGCAATTTGGGTGGAAGGATGGACAGATCGGCTCCAGTGGTGTGACTCTACAGCGAATTAACGACATGCTCGCCTCTCCAGAAAAACCCGGCGCGCCCGAGCACTACAAAATCCGGCGGGAGATGAGCTTCCCGTTTGTCAGCCAGGTGAAGTCCATGGGCTGTTGGGCGGCGACCGCGGCCATGATGATGTCGGTCCGCGACAAGAAGCAGTACACCCTGGAGGACATCCTGACCAAGGCGGATGGTGGACCGACGGGGACTTTCCATCTTGCATACCAGATGAACTCCGGTCTGCGGTGGGAACTGCATGACAAGTTCACCAAAGCGCTTGGACTCAAACGTGAGGGCCTCAAGACTTTTCCGGTCTCCACATTTGCCAATTGGCTGCGCGCCGATCCCGTCGGCCTCACACTGGAGTTTAAGAACAAAGTACACATTGTGTGCCTGCACGGGATCGTCGGCGATGGCACTCAGTACGGCACGTACGGCTTCGGCTACGATCCCTGGGGCAGCGACTTCCTCTACTCGTGGCGCACGCTACGAGGCCAGTTCGAGATGGTCGACTACAAAACTCTTTGGCGCTGCTGA
- a CDS encoding ABC transporter permease, protein MRLPWNRKESDLEREVRYHLEALADSFERQGFSPAEAMLRARREFGGVEQYKEQCRDERRWQPLAQLMQDLTFGVRMMRKAPAVTSAAVLSLALGIGATTAILTLMDAVLWRSLAVPQPEQVTEVLWQSKERPEAVYHSSSGSMFLDGATHVADFFSRSAFETLRASIQRADVAAHLNPDDVSTSYGGVTAVAELRPVSGNFFPMLQVRPMAGRLLTPSDDQASAPLTVVVSHSFWATNLASDWKAVGRVLRVNNRSYTIAGVLPEQFSGITTGDSTDLYTTFAHAPSMLDSDSWERRAGADPMSWYIQLLARRAPGVTMEALAPEMDALFHSTWAGQPKNQEGSPSVRLRSASGGIGSLRRDVGNPLRMLLVLVGFVLLIACVNITNLMLARADTRRREVALRVSLGCSRSRLIRQFFTESVLLAACGGVLSVGVMYATAHFAVTLMPGEPRLNLQVDFRVILATLAVTALTTLAFGLYPAWRAAQMDAAPALKEGGVGPGGVRHTWIAPGKIMVLAQVAFSVLLVAAGAAFTTHLRKIVTKDTGFERTRLLMFDLRPGQSGYRDERLRQFYFQLEQRLRQVPGVEAAGLARIRPMRGGGYFDDIRVAGDSKGHSTAVNFVTAGYLEALGVAVVAGRPLTRRDILTRAKVAVVSEDLGKEIGRSPLGLRIQMEDKEFEVVGVAARARYARLTEQPNVLYVPNTLDRDTITALVRTSVPPTQAMGGVRNAVEDLDANLPMVQTVTMQEQIALTLRRERLFAWLCGAFGALALVLCMVGLYGVMAYATVRRSQEMGIRVALGASPANLLRQVVGEGVGVALAGCVVGTPIAWWAAQRYVDYKKLGMEPLDPSILAWTSGALALSALLAVLGPATRAASSDPIKALREG, encoded by the coding sequence ATGAGACTCCCGTGGAACAGAAAAGAGTCGGACCTCGAACGTGAGGTGCGGTATCACCTGGAGGCATTGGCAGACAGTTTCGAGCGTCAGGGATTCAGCCCGGCCGAGGCGATGCTGCGCGCCCGGCGCGAGTTCGGCGGCGTGGAGCAGTACAAGGAGCAATGCCGGGACGAGCGGCGCTGGCAGCCGCTGGCCCAGCTCATGCAGGATCTGACATTTGGTGTCCGGATGATGCGCAAAGCACCGGCCGTCACCTCGGCCGCGGTCCTTTCCCTAGCTCTGGGCATCGGTGCGACCACGGCCATCCTGACGTTGATGGACGCTGTGCTGTGGCGGAGTCTGGCGGTGCCGCAGCCGGAGCAAGTGACGGAGGTCCTATGGCAATCGAAGGAGCGGCCGGAGGCGGTTTACCACAGCTCGAGTGGGAGCATGTTTCTGGATGGAGCGACGCATGTGGCCGATTTTTTCAGCCGTTCGGCGTTTGAAACCCTTCGCGCCAGCATCCAGCGCGCCGATGTGGCCGCGCATCTCAATCCTGATGACGTCAGCACCAGCTATGGAGGGGTGACGGCCGTGGCCGAGCTTCGGCCGGTGTCGGGCAACTTCTTCCCTATGCTGCAGGTGCGACCCATGGCCGGACGGCTTTTGACGCCGTCCGACGACCAGGCCAGCGCACCGCTGACGGTGGTTGTTTCTCACTCCTTCTGGGCGACGAACCTGGCGAGCGACTGGAAGGCGGTTGGCCGGGTACTGCGAGTGAACAATCGTTCGTACACCATCGCGGGCGTGCTCCCCGAGCAATTCAGCGGGATCACCACCGGTGATTCGACCGACCTCTACACCACCTTCGCACACGCGCCTTCGATGCTTGATTCGGACAGCTGGGAGAGAAGAGCGGGGGCCGACCCGATGAGCTGGTACATCCAGTTGCTGGCGCGGCGCGCTCCAGGCGTGACGATGGAGGCATTGGCTCCGGAGATGGATGCGCTGTTCCACTCCACATGGGCCGGGCAACCCAAGAACCAGGAGGGCTCGCCGTCGGTCCGGCTGCGGTCGGCCAGCGGTGGCATCGGAAGCCTGCGGCGCGACGTCGGCAACCCGCTGCGGATGCTGCTGGTGCTGGTGGGCTTTGTGCTGCTGATCGCATGCGTCAACATCACCAATCTGATGCTGGCCCGGGCCGACACCCGGCGCCGGGAAGTAGCGCTGCGGGTTTCCCTGGGCTGCAGCCGCTCACGGCTCATCCGCCAATTCTTCACGGAAAGCGTGCTGCTGGCGGCTTGTGGAGGTGTTCTGAGCGTCGGAGTGATGTATGCCACCGCCCACTTTGCAGTCACTCTGATGCCCGGCGAACCGCGGCTGAATTTGCAGGTGGATTTTCGCGTGATTCTCGCGACACTGGCCGTGACCGCACTGACGACGTTGGCGTTTGGGCTGTACCCTGCCTGGCGCGCAGCCCAAATGGATGCCGCGCCCGCACTGAAAGAAGGGGGTGTCGGCCCCGGCGGCGTCCGGCATACGTGGATTGCTCCGGGCAAGATCATGGTGCTGGCTCAGGTGGCGTTCAGTGTGCTGCTGGTGGCGGCGGGCGCGGCATTTACTACCCATCTGAGAAAGATTGTGACGAAAGATACGGGCTTCGAACGAACCCGACTCCTTATGTTTGATCTGCGGCCCGGACAATCCGGTTACCGGGACGAGCGACTGCGGCAGTTCTACTTCCAGTTGGAGCAGCGTCTGCGCCAGGTGCCGGGTGTCGAAGCAGCGGGCCTGGCCCGTATACGGCCGATGCGAGGCGGGGGCTACTTTGACGACATACGCGTTGCCGGCGACTCAAAAGGGCACTCGACCGCTGTGAACTTCGTGACGGCCGGATATCTGGAGGCCCTCGGCGTTGCCGTGGTGGCCGGCCGTCCGCTGACCCGGCGGGACATTCTCACCAGGGCGAAGGTAGCGGTGGTGAGCGAGGATCTGGGCAAAGAGATCGGCCGCTCACCGCTGGGCCTGAGGATTCAGATGGAGGATAAGGAGTTCGAGGTGGTGGGCGTGGCCGCGCGGGCCCGCTACGCGCGGCTGACCGAACAGCCCAATGTGCTCTATGTGCCGAACACGCTCGATAGGGACACCATCACAGCCCTGGTGCGCACCTCTGTTCCGCCCACGCAGGCCATGGGCGGCGTGCGGAATGCGGTTGAGGATCTCGATGCGAATCTGCCGATGGTGCAGACCGTCACAATGCAGGAGCAGATTGCCCTGACGCTGCGGCGCGAGCGGCTGTTTGCCTGGCTGTGCGGCGCATTCGGCGCACTAGCTCTGGTGCTGTGCATGGTTGGTCTATACGGCGTGATGGCGTACGCCACGGTCCGGCGTAGCCAGGAGATGGGCATTCGCGTGGCGCTGGGCGCGTCTCCGGCCAACCTACTGCGCCAGGTGGTCGGCGAAGGCGTCGGGGTTGCGCTGGCCGGGTGTGTGGTGGGAACACCGATCGCCTGGTGGGCCGCCCAGCGCTATGTGGACTACAAGAAGCTAGGGATGGAGCCGCTGGATCCCTCGATCCTGGCCTGGACGTCGGGCGCGCTGGCTCTGTCCGCCCTGCTGGCTGTGCTGGGGCCGGCGACTCGAGCCGCGTCCTCGGATCCGATCAAAGCGCTGCGCGAGGGATAG
- a CDS encoding PadR family transcriptional regulator, with the protein MSVDILGMEPKKSDLLQGTLDLLVLKTLAAGTLHGYAIAQRILVASRETLDVQQGSLYPALHRLERKKLVEAAWRQSENGRMAKFYTLTKTGRKQLATELDQWEQYSKAIGWVLEG; encoded by the coding sequence ATGTCTGTAGACATTCTAGGCATGGAACCCAAGAAATCCGATCTACTACAGGGCACGCTGGACCTGCTTGTCCTCAAAACACTGGCAGCCGGAACGCTGCACGGCTACGCCATCGCGCAACGGATCCTGGTTGCTTCCCGAGAGACGCTTGACGTGCAGCAGGGGTCTCTGTATCCGGCCCTGCACCGGCTCGAGAGGAAGAAACTGGTGGAGGCCGCCTGGCGCCAATCGGAGAACGGCCGCATGGCCAAGTTCTACACGCTTACGAAGACTGGGCGCAAGCAACTGGCCACCGAGTTGGACCAATGGGAGCAGTACTCCAAGGCAATTGGCTGGGTGCTGGAAGGGTGA
- a CDS encoding DUF5597 domain-containing protein: protein MKYSTLLLPVLLLSAADGAAQTAPLPQIRQNGMVKQLFVDNRPFVMLAGELHNSSASSVEYMKPIWDKLAAMHLNTVIGTVSWELTEPNEGQFDFSLVDAQVKEARQRNMRLVLIWFATWKNAGSSYVPRWVKADRKRFPPMVLKIRPNAGLSSFLAADMEQRGTGPLSPLGEETLKADANAFRALMRHIKEADPQHTVIMMQVENEAGSLGDSRDRSQLADSAWSKPVPADLRNYLAKNQATLLPEIREVWGRNGSKTSGTWAEVFGDDEWADEVFMAYHVGRFLGEVAKAGKAELNIPMYANAWLGPQPGQDLPGKYPSGGPLARVMDVYRAAAPSLDLIAPDIYVPDFKGTCALYTRSGNPLFIPEARDQVGNLFWAMGHHAAWAWAPFGIEDLQTEGQVAQAYKVLSEMLPQLAEWQAAGKVRGLLVADGESPAPVSLGGYKISISGGRGRGAAALAAPGGNGAQATGQTPAPELPGAVSLGSRALSSDTRPFAIVINTAPDEFLFIGANGDPSFAVDSPGPGRVAISAKDEGRYEKGRWVPGRRINGDEVYQPGLPGSRIGMLKVQLVRFD, encoded by the coding sequence ATGAAGTACTCAACGCTCCTACTCCCAGTGCTCCTGCTTAGCGCGGCGGACGGCGCGGCACAAACGGCGCCGCTACCCCAGATCCGCCAGAACGGCATGGTCAAGCAGCTCTTTGTCGACAACAGGCCGTTCGTGATGTTGGCGGGTGAACTGCACAACTCGAGCGCCTCAAGCGTCGAGTACATGAAGCCGATTTGGGACAAACTGGCCGCCATGCACCTCAACACGGTGATCGGCACGGTGAGCTGGGAATTGACTGAGCCAAACGAGGGCCAGTTCGATTTCTCCCTTGTCGACGCACAGGTCAAAGAGGCCCGGCAGCGGAACATGCGGCTGGTCCTGATCTGGTTTGCCACCTGGAAGAACGCGGGTTCCAGCTATGTACCGCGATGGGTCAAGGCGGATCGAAAACGGTTCCCACCGATGGTTCTCAAGATCCGCCCGAACGCGGGGTTGTCTTCGTTCCTGGCGGCCGACATGGAGCAGCGGGGCACCGGGCCGCTGAGCCCGCTTGGCGAGGAGACCCTCAAGGCGGACGCCAATGCGTTTCGCGCCTTGATGCGCCATATCAAGGAGGCGGATCCGCAGCACACGGTCATCATGATGCAGGTCGAAAACGAAGCCGGCTCACTGGGTGACAGCCGGGACCGTTCACAACTGGCGGACTCCGCGTGGAGCAAGCCGGTTCCGGCCGACCTGAGGAACTACCTCGCGAAGAACCAGGCCACGCTGCTGCCCGAGATACGAGAGGTCTGGGGACGCAACGGATCGAAGACCAGCGGGACCTGGGCTGAGGTGTTCGGCGATGACGAATGGGCCGACGAAGTCTTCATGGCCTACCACGTCGGCCGCTTCCTCGGCGAGGTGGCAAAAGCCGGCAAGGCAGAGCTGAATATCCCCATGTATGCGAACGCCTGGCTTGGACCGCAACCGGGCCAGGACCTGCCGGGCAAGTATCCGAGTGGAGGACCCCTTGCCCGGGTGATGGACGTCTACCGTGCGGCCGCGCCTTCCCTGGATCTCATTGCTCCCGACATTTACGTGCCTGATTTCAAGGGCACCTGCGCGCTCTACACCCGATCCGGCAACCCGTTGTTTATCCCCGAGGCCCGGGACCAGGTAGGCAACCTGTTCTGGGCGATGGGTCATCACGCCGCGTGGGCGTGGGCACCGTTTGGTATCGAGGACCTCCAGACCGAGGGACAGGTGGCTCAGGCATACAAGGTGCTTTCCGAGATGCTGCCGCAACTGGCCGAGTGGCAGGCAGCGGGGAAGGTGAGGGGGTTGCTCGTGGCTGACGGTGAATCGCCCGCGCCTGTTTCGCTGGGAGGCTACAAGATCTCCATCAGTGGAGGCAGGGGGCGCGGCGCGGCGGCCTTGGCGGCACCGGGAGGCAACGGCGCACAGGCAACCGGGCAGACGCCCGCACCGGAACTCCCCGGGGCCGTATCTCTGGGCTCCCGAGCCCTGTCGAGTGACACGCGTCCGTTCGCCATCGTGATCAACACGGCTCCCGACGAGTTCCTTTTCATCGGGGCCAATGGGGATCCCAGCTTCGCGGTCGATTCCCCCGGTCCCGGACGAGTCGCCATCTCCGCAAAGGACGAAGGCCGTTATGAGAAAGGGCGATGGGTGCCGGGCCGCCGGATCAACGGCGATGAGGTTTATCAGCCAGGGCTGCCGGGTTCGCGGATCGGCATGCTGAAGGTGCAACTGGTCCGATTCGACTGA
- a CDS encoding RtcB family protein, whose translation MSESSLASIRTWLQAPMDRDVSEAIERLRRAPDVWRVAVMPDVHLSADVCIGVVVATSSLIYPQAVGGDIGCGMLAVAFDVEAAALAPPGVARQILADLRHAVPSRRRNRREAIPQPEDLSSGRLTHPSLESARRTEGAIEFATLGSGNHFIELQADADDRLWLMVHSGSRALGPAIRDHHLARAQPMATRLRALEAGSALGAEYLHDVAYARRFAAASRRAMAEEVAQVLAVRAGAHACWETAIATDHNHVSLERHGGRDLWVHRKGAMSARQGESGVLPGSMGSLSFHVEGRGCDEALCSSAHGAGRALSRAAARGKITERELRRQMEGVLYDDSLTGRLLDEAPAAYKDIRMVLRAQRDLVKIIRTLRPLLNYKGV comes from the coding sequence ATGAGTGAATCATCCCTCGCGTCCATCCGTACCTGGCTGCAGGCCCCAATGGATCGGGACGTGTCTGAGGCGATCGAACGCCTTCGGCGCGCTCCCGATGTGTGGCGGGTAGCCGTAATGCCCGACGTGCATCTGTCCGCCGATGTCTGCATCGGTGTGGTCGTCGCCACATCGTCCTTAATCTACCCGCAGGCAGTTGGCGGCGACATCGGATGTGGCATGTTGGCCGTCGCCTTCGACGTGGAGGCCGCGGCGCTGGCCCCTCCGGGCGTTGCCCGACAGATACTGGCCGACCTTCGCCACGCTGTGCCATCCCGTCGGCGCAACCGCCGCGAAGCAATTCCTCAACCGGAGGACCTGTCGAGCGGCAGGCTCACCCATCCCAGCCTGGAATCGGCTCGCCGGACGGAAGGCGCGATCGAGTTCGCAACCCTGGGCAGCGGCAATCACTTCATCGAACTGCAGGCGGATGCGGACGATCGGCTCTGGCTCATGGTGCATAGCGGGTCGAGGGCGCTCGGGCCGGCGATCCGAGACCACCATCTCGCTCGCGCGCAACCCATGGCCACCCGACTGCGAGCACTCGAAGCCGGCTCCGCTCTTGGCGCCGAGTACCTGCACGACGTCGCCTATGCCCGGAGATTCGCAGCCGCGTCTCGAAGGGCGATGGCGGAGGAAGTGGCACAGGTGCTGGCCGTGAGGGCCGGCGCGCACGCCTGCTGGGAAACAGCCATCGCGACCGACCATAACCACGTATCGCTCGAACGCCACGGCGGCCGCGATCTCTGGGTTCATCGCAAAGGCGCCATGTCCGCTCGGCAAGGCGAGAGCGGAGTCCTGCCTGGGTCCATGGGCAGCCTGAGCTTCCATGTGGAGGGACGGGGCTGCGACGAGGCGTTATGTTCCAGTGCTCACGGGGCAGGCCGTGCGCTAAGCCGGGCGGCAGCGCGAGGTAAGATTACCGAACGGGAACTGCGCCGACAGATGGAGGGTGTTCTGTACGACGACAGCCTAACCGGCCGTCTTCTGGACGAGGCCCCCGCTGCGTACAAAGACATCCGTATGGTTCTGAGGGCACAGAGGGACTTGGTGAAGATCATCCGGACCCTCCGGCCATTGCTCAACTACAAGGGTGTCTGA
- a CDS encoding glycoside hydrolase family 95 protein: MITATGAGTMRIVAGVVLTLAGGAALAQTTPDPGTVLFYTHPADKWENALPAGNGRLGAMVFGGTDEEQIQLNESTYWSGGPYTTVVKGGRAALPEIQQLLFDGQYRKAHLLFGRRMMGYPVEQQKYQALANLVISLPAGGAVSQYRHQLDLDTAVITTEYTQDGVRYTREVLVSPVHQVVAVRLAADKPGRVSFTAQLRGYRNTTHSNYATDYFQMDGYGADGLVLRGKSADYLGVAGKVRYEARLRAVPSGGTVQVDGDVLSVSKADAVTLIVAAATNFVSYRDVSGDPAARVETVLGQAAALSFESLKAAHVRAHQRLFRRASISFPATENARLPTDERLKAFDGSNDPALAALLFQFGRYVLISSSRPGGQPANLQGLWNKEMNPPWDSKFTTNINTQMNYWLAETANLSECAEPLFRMIRELTDQGAETAREFYGARGWVQHQNTDIWRVTAPMDGPSWGAFTTGGAWLATHLWEHYRFTGDVQFLRDFYPVMKGSAEFFLDFLRTDPKRGWLVTNPSTSPENFPAGPANVKFFDEVTTMKTGTSLTVGSAIDMEILKELFGEVAEASSILGVDPELRGRVLAARAKLAPLQVGRKGNLQEWIEDWDETEKSHRHISGLWGLYPGHEISLARTPEFARASEVVLEQRGLQGNGWSSAWKAACWARLGNGAKAMENVRYAAGHYTTASLFSICSNAMQVDGALGMSAAIGEMLLQSEEGEIGLLPALPELLSSGVAKGLRARGGFEVDFEWASGRVQRATVVSSLGRTCRVRVAGSFTVTHAGQPVVVAHPEAGVVEFPTAAGEKYSLVRVDSK, encoded by the coding sequence ATGATCACGGCGACTGGCGCGGGCACAATGAGGATCGTCGCGGGGGTGGTTCTGACCCTGGCTGGAGGCGCCGCCCTGGCCCAGACGACGCCGGACCCGGGCACCGTGCTTTTCTATACGCATCCCGCGGACAAGTGGGAGAATGCGCTGCCGGCCGGCAACGGCCGCCTGGGCGCCATGGTCTTCGGCGGGACGGATGAGGAGCAGATCCAGCTCAACGAGTCCACCTATTGGTCCGGCGGTCCCTATACCACCGTGGTGAAAGGGGGCCGGGCGGCCCTTCCGGAGATCCAGCAACTGCTGTTCGACGGCCAGTACCGGAAGGCCCATCTGCTGTTCGGGCGGCGCATGATGGGCTACCCGGTGGAGCAGCAGAAGTACCAGGCGCTGGCGAATCTGGTGATCAGCCTGCCTGCGGGCGGCGCGGTTTCCCAGTACCGCCACCAGCTTGATCTGGATACGGCTGTGATCACGACCGAATACACGCAGGACGGAGTGCGGTATACGCGCGAGGTGCTGGTGAGTCCGGTTCATCAGGTGGTCGCCGTCCGACTGGCGGCTGACAAGCCGGGGCGCGTCTCGTTCACGGCGCAACTTCGGGGCTACCGGAACACGACGCATTCGAACTACGCTACCGACTACTTCCAGATGGACGGCTACGGCGCGGACGGACTGGTGCTGCGAGGGAAGTCAGCGGACTACTTGGGCGTTGCAGGGAAGGTTCGGTATGAGGCTCGTCTGCGGGCGGTGCCGAGTGGTGGAACCGTGCAGGTCGACGGTGATGTGCTGAGTGTGAGCAAGGCCGATGCCGTCACGCTGATTGTCGCGGCCGCTACGAACTTCGTGAGCTACCGGGATGTGAGCGGCGACCCGGCGGCTCGGGTCGAGACTGTCCTGGGGCAGGCGGCTGCGCTGAGTTTTGAGAGCCTCAAGGCGGCGCACGTTCGGGCGCATCAACGGCTCTTCCGCAGGGCCTCGATCTCGTTTCCGGCCACGGAGAACGCCCGTCTGCCGACCGATGAACGACTGAAGGCGTTTGACGGATCCAACGACCCGGCGCTGGCGGCGCTGCTGTTCCAGTTTGGACGCTACGTGCTCATCTCGTCGTCGCGGCCGGGAGGCCAACCGGCGAACCTTCAGGGCCTGTGGAACAAGGAGATGAATCCGCCGTGGGATTCGAAGTTCACCACGAACATCAACACGCAGATGAACTACTGGCTGGCCGAGACGGCGAACCTGAGCGAGTGCGCGGAGCCTCTGTTCCGGATGATTCGGGAGCTCACGGATCAGGGCGCCGAGACAGCCAGAGAGTTCTATGGAGCAAGGGGTTGGGTGCAGCACCAGAACACGGATATCTGGCGAGTGACGGCTCCGATGGACGGGCCCAGTTGGGGCGCGTTTACAACCGGCGGAGCCTGGCTCGCCACGCATCTGTGGGAGCACTACCGATTCACCGGCGATGTTCAGTTTCTGCGCGATTTCTATCCGGTGATGAAGGGGAGCGCCGAGTTCTTCCTCGACTTCCTGCGCACGGATCCGAAGCGTGGTTGGCTGGTGACGAATCCATCCACCTCTCCTGAAAACTTCCCGGCGGGCCCAGCGAATGTGAAGTTCTTCGACGAGGTGACGACGATGAAGACCGGGACGAGCCTGACGGTGGGCTCCGCCATCGACATGGAGATTCTCAAGGAGCTGTTTGGCGAGGTGGCAGAAGCTTCGAGCATTCTGGGCGTGGATCCGGAACTGCGTGGCCGGGTGCTTGCGGCGCGTGCCAAGCTGGCCCCTCTGCAGGTGGGCCGGAAGGGAAATCTGCAGGAGTGGATCGAGGACTGGGACGAGACGGAGAAGAGCCATCGCCACATTTCCGGGCTGTGGGGTTTGTACCCGGGCCATGAGATCTCGCTCGCGCGAACTCCGGAGTTTGCGAGAGCCAGCGAGGTGGTGCTGGAGCAGCGAGGATTGCAGGGGAACGGATGGTCGTCGGCGTGGAAAGCGGCGTGTTGGGCGCGGTTGGGCAACGGGGCCAAGGCGATGGAGAACGTGCGCTACGCGGCCGGGCATTACACAACGGCGAGCCTGTTTTCGATCTGCTCGAATGCGATGCAGGTGGATGGCGCCCTGGGCATGAGCGCGGCGATCGGCGAGATGCTGCTGCAGTCGGAGGAGGGTGAGATCGGATTGCTGCCGGCGCTGCCGGAGTTGCTCAGTTCGGGCGTCGCGAAGGGCTTGCGGGCGCGCGGCGGATTCGAAGTGGATTTCGAATGGGCGTCGGGGCGGGTGCAGCGAGCAACGGTCGTTTCGAGCCTCGGGCGGACGTGCCGCGTCCGAGTGGCGGGTTCGTTCACGGTGACGCATGCGGGGCAACCGGTGGTAGTTGCGCACCCGGAGGCCGGGGTGGTGGAGTTCCCGACCGCGGCCGGCGAGAAGTACTCACTGGTGCGCGTTGATTCGAAATAG